The following proteins come from a genomic window of bacterium:
- the rpsJ gene encoding 30S ribosomal protein S10, translated as MPKEKIRVSLKANDHRLLDQSVKEIVKTVEKTGAVVIGPIPLPTRKERFTVLRSPHVDKKSREQFEIRTHKRLIDIIEPTPKTVDALMKLDLPSGVDVEVKL; from the coding sequence ATGCCAAAGGAAAAGATAAGGGTAAGTTTGAAGGCTAATGACCACAGATTGCTTGACCAATCTGTTAAGGAGATAGTTAAAACAGTTGAGAAAACAGGTGCTGTTGTTATAGGACCTATTCCATTACCAACAAGAAAGGAAAGATTTACAGTATTAAGATCCCCTCATGTTGATAAAAAATCACGTGAACAGTTTGAAATAAGAACACATAAAAGACTGATAGATATTATAGAGCCAACTCCTAAGACTGTGGATGCATTGATGAAGCTTGACTTACCGTCTGGGGTTGATGTTGAGGTTAAATTGTAG
- the rplC gene encoding 50S ribosomal protein L3, producing MFSGLIGRKVGMTQIFGEKGEVIPVTLIEAGPCVVLQKKASDQEGYEAIQLGYEDIAEKKLTKSLKAKFIKIKVNPKRYIREFRVNNLNDYEVGQELKVDIFEEGSFVDVCGTSKGKGFAGVIKRWGFKGGPASHGSRFHRAPGSIGASSSPSRVFKGQKLPGHMGNKKVTIQSLEIVRLDKEKNLLVIRGAVPGASRGIVIVEKAKKKG from the coding sequence ATGTTCTCTGGTCTAATAGGTAGAAAAGTAGGCATGACACAGATTTTTGGGGAGAAGGGAGAAGTTATACCTGTTACTTTGATTGAAGCTGGACCATGTGTTGTTTTGCAAAAAAAAGCATCAGATCAAGAAGGATATGAGGCTATTCAGTTAGGATATGAGGATATAGCGGAAAAGAAATTAACAAAATCCTTGAAGGCTAAGTTTATTAAGATAAAAGTAAACCCTAAAAGATATATAAGGGAATTCAGGGTGAATAATCTTAACGATTATGAAGTAGGACAGGAACTGAAGGTTGATATTTTCGAGGAAGGAAGCTTTGTTGATGTATGTGGAACTTCCAAAGGGAAGGGGTTTGCGGGTGTAATAAAGAGATGGGGATTTAAAGGAGGACCTGCGTCTCATGGCTCAAGATTTCACAGAGCTCCTGGATCCATAGGTGCTAGTTCTTCTCCTTCGCGTGTATTTAAAGGGCAAAAGTTGCCGGGGCATATGGGAAACAAGAAAGTTACTATACAAAGTCTTGAAATTGTGCGGTTGGATAAGGAGAAAAATTTATTAGTTATAAGGGGAGCTGTCCCTGGAGCGAGTAGAGGAATTGTGATAGTGGAAAAGGCTAAAAAGAAGGGTTAA
- the rplD gene encoding 50S ribosomal protein L4, with protein sequence MATIKVYSIDKKESEELKLDNKIFDKKVNESVLQQAVRMYLANKRKGSANTKTRAEVRGGGAKPWKQKGTGRARAGSNSSPLWRKGGVTFGPKPRDFHYSIPQKVKDLALKSAVNVKYKDNQIMLIDSLVVKSGKTKDAAGIFSKFCPGKRVLVIKDKIDESTARSMRNLQDIRVISSASVNTYDILAHDILFCDRDSFANFSNRMMHKE encoded by the coding sequence GTGGCAACTATTAAAGTATATAGCATTGATAAAAAAGAATCAGAAGAGCTTAAGCTAGATAATAAAATATTTGATAAAAAGGTTAATGAATCGGTTTTGCAACAAGCAGTGAGAATGTATCTGGCAAATAAGAGGAAGGGTTCTGCTAATACGAAGACAAGGGCTGAAGTTAGAGGAGGAGGTGCGAAACCTTGGAAACAAAAAGGAACAGGTAGAGCACGCGCAGGGAGTAATTCCTCTCCTTTATGGAGAAAAGGCGGCGTTACTTTTGGTCCGAAGCCAAGAGACTTTCATTACTCTATCCCGCAAAAAGTAAAGGATTTGGCCCTAAAGTCTGCAGTGAATGTTAAGTATAAGGATAATCAAATAATGCTGATAGATAGCCTTGTTGTTAAAAGCGGAAAGACAAAGGATGCAGCCGGCATTTTTTCTAAGTTTTGTCCTGGGAAAAGAGTTTTGGTTATAAAAGATAAAATAGACGAGAGTACAGCCAGGTCTATGAGGAATTTGCAGGATATAAGAGTTATAAGTTCAGCGAGTGTTAATACGTATGATATTTTGGCGCATGATATTTTATTTTGCGACAGAGATAGCTTTGCTAATTTCTCAAATAGGATGATGCATAAAGAATGA
- the rplW gene encoding 50S ribosomal protein L23 — MKSIYEIIKGPLITEKSTDIGEKQNKYVFKVGCNANKIEIRNAIEKIFNVKIEKVNTIKLQGKKKRVRKVEGKTPDWKKAVITLKEGNKIEFI, encoded by the coding sequence ATGAAAAGTATATATGAAATTATAAAAGGTCCGCTGATTACGGAAAAGAGCACAGATATTGGCGAGAAGCAGAACAAATATGTTTTCAAAGTAGGTTGTAATGCAAATAAAATTGAGATCAGGAACGCAATAGAGAAGATATTTAACGTAAAGATAGAGAAAGTTAATACTATAAAACTACAGGGTAAAAAGAAAAGGGTTAGGAAAGTTGAGGGAAAAACGCCTGATTGGAAGAAGGCTGTTATAACACTTAAGGAAGGCAATAAAATAGAATTTATTTAG
- the rplB gene encoding 50S ribosomal protein L2, with amino-acid sequence MAIKKHKPTTPSRRFAELPAFDELTKSKSEKSLTVSLNKKSGRNVRGKITVRHRGGGHKRKYRIIDFMRSKKDIEGKIVSIEYDPNRTSRIALTQYLDGEKKYIIAPAEIRVGDKIISGKTVEIKAGNSLPLRNIPAGTLIHNVQLYKNKGGQLARSAGASAQLMSKEGNYAHVRLPSGEVRAVFLDCMATIGQVGNIDHNSISSGKAGRSRWLGKRPKVRGVAMNPVDHPLGGGEGKSSGGRHPVSPWGQPTKGFKTRKKRKESDKYIIKHRNKA; translated from the coding sequence ATGGCAATAAAAAAGCATAAACCAACAACTCCAAGTAGAAGATTTGCGGAGCTGCCTGCATTTGATGAGCTTACAAAAAGCAAGTCTGAAAAGAGTCTCACTGTATCATTGAATAAAAAGAGTGGGCGTAATGTTAGAGGCAAGATTACTGTAAGGCACAGAGGCGGCGGGCATAAACGAAAATACCGTATTATTGATTTTATGAGAAGCAAGAAAGATATAGAGGGGAAAATAGTTTCAATTGAGTATGACCCAAACAGAACGAGCAGAATTGCTCTAACGCAGTATCTTGACGGTGAAAAGAAATATATAATCGCGCCGGCAGAAATTAGAGTGGGTGACAAAATTATATCTGGGAAAACGGTAGAAATAAAAGCAGGTAATAGTCTGCCTTTAAGAAATATCCCTGCAGGTACTTTAATTCATAACGTGCAATTATATAAAAATAAGGGTGGCCAATTAGCGCGTAGCGCTGGAGCAAGTGCTCAGTTAATGTCAAAAGAGGGGAACTATGCGCATGTAAGACTTCCATCAGGGGAGGTTAGAGCTGTTTTCCTAGATTGCATGGCTACTATTGGGCAGGTTGGTAATATTGACCATAACAGCATATCAAGTGGTAAAGCAGGTCGAAGCCGCTGGTTAGGTAAACGTCCAAAGGTGCGAGGTGTGGCTATGAATCCTGTTGACCATCCTCTTGGAGGCGGAGAGGGAAAGAGTTCAGGAGGAAGACATCCTGTTTCCCCGTGGGGACAGCCTACTAAAGGATTTAAAACAAGGAAAAAACGTAAAGAATCGGATAAATACATAATAAAACATAGGAATAAAGCATAA
- the rpsS gene encoding 30S ribosomal protein S19, whose protein sequence is MSRSIKKGPYLDQKLVKKMEEAKRSGNKKIIQTWSRSCTIIPDFVGQSIGVHNGMKFIPVYITENMVGHKLGEFSHTRTFRAHSGQKSKVEEKGSKKE, encoded by the coding sequence ATGTCTAGATCAATTAAAAAAGGACCATATTTAGACCAAAAGCTGGTAAAGAAAATGGAAGAAGCTAAAAGATCCGGTAATAAAAAGATTATTCAGACGTGGTCGCGTAGTTGTACTATTATACCTGATTTTGTTGGTCAGAGCATTGGTGTACATAACGGGATGAAATTTATACCAGTGTACATAACAGAAAATATGGTTGGACACAAACTGGGCGAATTTTCCCATACACGCACATTTCGCGCACATAGTGGGCAGAAGTCTAAAGTAGAAGAAAAAGGATCGAAAAAGGAGTAA
- the rplV gene encoding 50S ribosomal protein L22 produces MYARAKARFIHASPRKLRDVVNLIRGRDVTKALNILKLVSRTSIPVEKVLRSAVANAAQLANINEQDLYISKITVDIGPVMKRFRAAAKGRAVKIRKRTSHINIVLQDKIKKKVSVLQNKQSREEGSSDKILKTEESEKGTQNGTKGSSSRV; encoded by the coding sequence ATGTATGCAAGAGCAAAAGCACGATTTATCCATGCATCTCCAAGGAAGTTAAGGGATGTGGTAAATCTTATTAGAGGCAGAGACGTAACTAAAGCGCTCAATATTCTTAAACTTGTCTCGAGAACATCTATTCCTGTTGAAAAAGTTTTGCGCTCAGCAGTAGCAAATGCTGCACAACTAGCAAATATAAATGAGCAAGATTTATATATCTCCAAGATTACAGTTGATATAGGACCTGTTATGAAGAGATTTAGGGCTGCAGCAAAGGGACGGGCGGTTAAAATAAGAAAAAGGACGAGTCATATTAATATAGTGTTGCAGGATAAAATTAAAAAGAAAGTATCGGTATTACAGAATAAGCAATCTAGGGAAGAGGGATCTTCTGATAAAATATTAAAAACTGAAGAGTCAGAAAAAGGGACACAGAATGGGACAAAAGGTTCATCCAGTAGGGTTTAG
- the rpsC gene encoding 30S ribosomal protein S3 translates to MGQKVHPVGFRLGGIKTSQSCWIAKKDYASLILEDVHIREYINKNLEHAGVADIEIRRSLGKATINLHTARPGVIIGRKGTEIDRLRESLEKMTNKQIVINIVEIENPAINAQLVAKGIGAQLIKRVPFRRAMKKAVSLAMQSGAQGMKIVCSGRLGGVEIARRETAKDGKIPLHTLRADIDYGFAEAHTTYGIIGVKVWVCKGEII, encoded by the coding sequence ATGGGACAAAAGGTTCATCCAGTAGGGTTTAGATTAGGGGGAATAAAAACCTCTCAGTCATGTTGGATTGCGAAGAAGGATTATGCATCCCTTATTTTAGAGGATGTACATATTCGTGAATATATTAACAAGAATTTAGAACATGCAGGTGTAGCTGATATAGAAATTCGCCGGTCATTAGGAAAGGCAACTATAAATCTTCACACTGCAAGACCAGGAGTTATTATTGGTAGAAAAGGTACGGAAATTGATCGATTAAGAGAAAGCTTGGAAAAGATGACAAACAAGCAGATTGTTATAAATATTGTGGAAATTGAAAACCCAGCTATAAATGCGCAATTGGTTGCAAAGGGCATAGGAGCGCAGTTGATAAAAAGAGTTCCATTTAGAAGAGCAATGAAAAAAGCTGTCAGCTTAGCAATGCAATCTGGAGCGCAAGGCATGAAAATAGTTTGTTCCGGGCGTCTTGGAGGAGTTGAGATAGCACGAAGGGAAACGGCAAAGGATGGAAAGATACCTCTGCATACTTTAAGGGCTGATATAGATTACGGTTTTGCGGAAGCACATACTACGTACGGGATAATAGGTGTAAAGGTGTGGGTGTGCAAAGGGGAGATTATATAA
- the rplP gene encoding 50S ribosomal protein L16 → MALIPKRVKHRKMQRGRMKGISSRGHNTSFGEYGLKALECAWITSRQLEAARVAMTRYIKRGGKVWIRVVADKPVTKKPAETRMGKGKGAPEYWVSVIKPGRVLFELGGIPEDLAREAMKLAATKLPIKTRFIVRGKLGVTS, encoded by the coding sequence ATGGCATTAATTCCCAAACGCGTTAAACATAGAAAGATGCAGAGAGGACGTATGAAGGGAATCTCCAGCAGAGGGCATAATACAAGTTTTGGAGAATATGGTTTGAAAGCTTTAGAATGTGCGTGGATAACTAGCCGTCAGCTTGAAGCTGCAAGAGTTGCAATGACAAGATATATTAAACGAGGTGGCAAGGTTTGGATAAGAGTAGTTGCTGATAAGCCTGTAACAAAAAAGCCAGCTGAGACTAGGATGGGAAAGGGGAAAGGAGCCCCTGAGTACTGGGTTTCAGTTATCAAGCCGGGTAGAGTCTTGTTTGAGCTAGGCGGTATTCCAGAAGATTTAGCACGAGAGGCTATGAAACTTGCAGCAACAAAACTGCCTATAAAGACACGATTCATAGTCAGAGGAAAATTGGGTGTGACATCATAA
- the rpmC gene encoding 50S ribosomal protein L29: MKVSKFRDMTNIELDQELVNLKQEIFNLNVRSSTGQLEDTKRTGRLKKDIARIKTVLRERQIEEEKSEKDSNNKD, from the coding sequence ATGAAGGTTAGTAAGTTTAGAGATATGACAAATATAGAATTGGATCAAGAGCTTGTTAATTTAAAACAGGAAATATTTAATTTGAATGTTCGTTCATCTACGGGGCAATTGGAGGATACAAAAAGGACTGGACGATTAAAAAAGGATATAGCAAGAATTAAGACTGTCTTGCGAGAGAGACAGATAGAGGAAGAGAAAAGTGAGAAGGATTCAAATAACAAAGACTAA
- the rpsQ gene encoding 30S ribosomal protein S17, producing the protein MDKTVVVLVERLVLHSVYKKRVRRFSRFKAHDKDNSAHIGDRVEIKETRPLSKDKRWYISRIIERANS; encoded by the coding sequence ATGGATAAGACGGTTGTCGTTTTAGTAGAAAGGCTGGTTTTACATTCAGTCTATAAAAAAAGAGTGAGAAGATTCAGCAGGTTTAAAGCGCACGATAAAGATAACTCTGCGCATATAGGCGATAGAGTGGAAATTAAGGAAACCAGACCGCTAAGTAAAGATAAAAGATGGTATATTTCGAGGATTATAGAAAGGGCTAATAGCTAA
- the rplN gene encoding 50S ribosomal protein L14, which produces MIQAQTILNVADNSGAKKLMCFKVLGGTRRRYARIGDIVVASVKESTPEGAVKKGEVVKVVIVRTRKEIRREDGSYIKFDKNAGVIIDAQKNPIGTRIFGPVARELRDKEFTKIISLAPEVI; this is translated from the coding sequence ATGATACAAGCGCAAACCATTCTCAACGTGGCTGATAATTCAGGAGCAAAAAAGTTGATGTGCTTCAAGGTATTAGGAGGCACACGCAGAAGATATGCCCGAATAGGCGATATTGTAGTAGCGTCTGTAAAAGAGTCAACTCCTGAGGGTGCTGTTAAAAAAGGGGAGGTAGTAAAAGTTGTTATTGTGCGAACAAGAAAGGAAATTAGAAGAGAAGATGGTTCATATATAAAGTTTGATAAAAATGCTGGTGTTATAATTGATGCTCAGAAGAATCCGATTGGAACGAGGATTTTTGGACCAGTTGCCAGAGAATTGCGGGATAAGGAGTTTACTAAAATTATTTCATTAGCTCCTGAGGTTATTTAA
- the rplX gene encoding 50S ribosomal protein L24 → MAKEHNYIKKGDQVVVISGKEKGKTGRVLRVFPKKQRAIVERVNFVKKHTKPSQKNRQGGIVEKETSLHVSNLLLYCVRCEKGSRIGFKILENKNKVRYCKRCNELIDKS, encoded by the coding sequence ATGGCTAAAGAACATAATTATATTAAAAAAGGTGATCAAGTTGTGGTTATATCAGGGAAGGAGAAGGGCAAGACAGGGCGTGTTTTGCGTGTATTTCCGAAGAAACAGAGAGCTATTGTAGAGAGAGTGAATTTTGTTAAGAAACACACAAAACCTTCACAGAAGAATCGACAAGGGGGGATAGTAGAAAAAGAGACATCTCTGCATGTGTCTAATTTATTGTTATATTGCGTGCGATGTGAAAAAGGGTCGAGAATCGGATTCAAAATATTGGAAAATAAAAACAAAGTGAGATATTGCAAACGTTGCAATGAGTTAATTGACAAGAGTTAA
- the rplE gene encoding 50S ribosomal protein L5, whose translation MTRLEKKYKEEVVSKMMKKFGYKNKLQVPKLEKIVLNTCLKEAIENKKVLDGACLELGAITGQKPVITKAKKSIAGFKLRAEMPIGAKVTLRRSKMHEFLDRLLNITLPRIRDFRGVSPKSFDVRGNYTLGIKEQIIFPEIDVDKTEKVHGLDVTIVTSAKTPDEGRELLRLLGMPFTRDDT comes from the coding sequence ATGACGCGGTTAGAAAAAAAATATAAAGAAGAAGTAGTATCCAAAATGATGAAGAAATTTGGGTATAAAAATAAACTACAGGTCCCGAAATTGGAAAAGATTGTGCTTAACACATGTCTAAAAGAGGCTATAGAGAATAAGAAGGTTTTGGATGGTGCATGTTTAGAACTGGGAGCAATAACAGGGCAAAAACCAGTTATTACAAAAGCAAAGAAGTCTATAGCAGGATTTAAGCTCAGGGCTGAAATGCCAATAGGTGCTAAAGTAACCCTACGGCGAAGTAAAATGCATGAATTTCTTGATCGCTTGTTAAATATAACTCTGCCACGTATAAGGGATTTTAGAGGAGTTTCTCCGAAATCTTTTGATGTTAGAGGAAACTATACATTGGGTATTAAGGAACAAATTATATTTCCAGAGATAGATGTTGATAAAACAGAGAAAGTCCATGGTTTAGATGTTACAATTGTCACTAGTGCAAAAACTCCTGACGAAGGAAGAGAGTTGTTAAGATTGTTAGGTATGCCTTTTACTAGAGATGATACATAG
- a CDS encoding type Z 30S ribosomal protein S14 — translation MAKKALIAKAKREPKYKVRKYNRCNLCGRPRGYLRKFGLCRMCFRKLALSGKLPGVIKASW, via the coding sequence ATGGCAAAAAAAGCGCTTATAGCAAAAGCCAAAAGAGAGCCAAAATATAAAGTGCGAAAGTACAATAGGTGTAATTTGTGCGGAAGACCGCGAGGATATCTAAGAAAATTCGGATTATGTAGAATGTGCTTTAGAAAATTAGCTCTGAGTGGAAAACTTCCTGGAGTTATAAAAGCTAGTTGGTAA
- the rpsH gene encoding 30S ribosomal protein S8, with translation MPVTDPISDMLTSIRNAYMVNKSHLSVSASTLKADIIEILKKEGFVQDYKVEANNSHKIIEIDLRYDKKEPMVRGLERVSKPGLRIYVPASKIPRVKRGSGIAILSTSEGIMTDKECRRKKIGGEVICYAW, from the coding sequence ATGCCTGTAACAGATCCAATATCGGATATGCTTACGTCGATTAGAAATGCTTATATGGTTAATAAGAGCCATTTATCTGTATCAGCCTCCACATTGAAGGCTGATATAATAGAGATTCTAAAAAAAGAGGGGTTCGTTCAGGATTATAAAGTTGAGGCTAATAATAGCCATAAAATCATAGAAATAGATTTGCGCTATGATAAAAAAGAACCTATGGTAAGAGGTTTAGAAAGAGTAAGTAAACCAGGTCTACGTATATATGTACCTGCTTCTAAAATCCCCAGAGTAAAGAGAGGCTCAGGAATAGCCATCTTATCTACTTCAGAAGGAATAATGACTGATAAAGAATGTCGAAGGAAGAAAATTGGAGGCGAGGTTATTTGCTATGCATGGTAG
- the rplF gene encoding 50S ribosomal protein L6: MSRIGKMPIDIPDGVKVQIDGNLIKISGPKGALEHKLDAEVSAIVEDNKIIVKRGSDRKSARAKHGLHRALISNMVIGITTGFEKILEIKGVGYRAQVQGQKLQLQLGFSHPIVYEVPLNIEIEVRKNNQIVVKGIDKQLVGEVAVTIRNMRKPEPYKGKGIRYLGEYVRHKVGKTATADAKA, encoded by the coding sequence GTGTCTAGGATAGGAAAAATGCCAATAGATATTCCGGATGGTGTTAAGGTGCAAATAGATGGGAATCTAATTAAGATTAGCGGACCTAAAGGCGCTCTGGAACATAAGTTAGACGCAGAGGTATCTGCAATTGTAGAGGATAACAAGATTATTGTAAAGAGAGGATCAGATAGAAAATCAGCAAGGGCAAAACATGGATTACACAGAGCTTTAATCTCCAATATGGTGATAGGAATAACTACGGGGTTTGAAAAAATTCTGGAAATCAAAGGGGTGGGGTATAGAGCTCAAGTCCAGGGGCAGAAGTTGCAGCTGCAATTGGGATTTTCACATCCAATAGTATATGAGGTTCCGTTAAATATAGAAATCGAAGTAAGGAAAAACAATCAGATTGTGGTGAAAGGGATTGATAAACAGTTGGTAGGCGAGGTAGCTGTCACAATTAGGAATATGAGAAAGCCAGAGCCATATAAAGGAAAGGGGATTCGCTACTTAGGCGAGTACGTTAGACATAAGGTTGGTAAGACAGCTACAGCTGATGCGAAGGCATAA
- the rplR gene encoding 50S ribosomal protein L18 produces MKLEGRARRHKRVRKKVIGTAQRPRLSVFRSLGHIYVQLIDDGNSKTMLSVSTRSKDCRGEIKYGGNILAAKAVGKMLGEKALNNKITDVVFDRGGYLYHGRIKALADAAREAGLKF; encoded by the coding sequence ATGAAATTAGAAGGTAGAGCTAGAAGACATAAAAGAGTAAGAAAAAAAGTTATTGGTACAGCTCAAAGGCCAAGGTTGAGTGTCTTTAGAAGTTTGGGGCATATATATGTTCAATTGATTGATGATGGGAATAGTAAGACAATGCTTTCAGTATCAACTCGTTCAAAAGACTGTAGGGGGGAAATAAAGTACGGAGGAAACATACTAGCAGCAAAAGCTGTGGGAAAGATGCTGGGGGAGAAGGCGTTAAATAATAAGATTACAGATGTTGTCTTTGATAGGGGAGGATATTTATATCATGGTCGCATAAAGGCTTTAGCGGACGCGGCCAGAGAAGCTGGGCTTAAGTTTTAG
- the rpsE gene encoding 30S ribosomal protein S5 — MKEASEEQELIERIVHVNRVGKVVKGGRKFGFSSLAVVGDGNGRVGYGIGKANAVPESIKKAVQSAKKNMIDVLIVDTTIPFEIVGHYDAARIMLKPASKGTGVIAGSAVRAVLEAVGIQNALTKCLGSNNPINVVRATIEGLRNISEIYELSKKRHR; from the coding sequence ATAAAAGAGGCGTCAGAGGAGCAGGAGCTAATAGAGCGGATTGTGCATGTAAATAGGGTTGGTAAGGTTGTAAAAGGTGGAAGGAAGTTCGGTTTTAGCAGTCTGGCTGTAGTAGGTGATGGAAATGGAAGAGTAGGATATGGCATAGGTAAGGCAAATGCAGTGCCTGAGTCAATAAAAAAGGCTGTCCAATCAGCAAAGAAGAATATGATAGATGTTTTAATTGTAGATACGACAATCCCATTTGAAATAGTAGGCCATTATGATGCAGCAAGAATTATGTTAAAACCTGCTTCAAAGGGAACAGGTGTAATTGCAGGAAGCGCGGTTAGGGCTGTATTGGAAGCTGTTGGTATTCAAAATGCTCTGACAAAATGTTTGGGATCCAATAACCCGATAAATGTTGTTAGAGCAACAATAGAAGGCTTGAGAAATATATCAGAGATTTATGAGTTATCAAAGAAAAGGCACAGATAA
- the rplO gene encoding 50S ribosomal protein L15, with protein sequence MILGNLKVPRGANKRKKVVGRGNGSGHGKTACKGNKGQKARSGGKVRRGFEGGQMPLYRRVPKRGFTSRSREKIVVINIGKLNCFNDGSVVNLEHLIEKGLLKSQNVLVKILGMGELKKKLNIRAHSFSKSAIKKIRDAKGTAEVI encoded by the coding sequence ATGATATTAGGCAATTTGAAAGTTCCTAGGGGTGCTAATAAGAGAAAGAAAGTAGTTGGACGTGGTAATGGTTCTGGCCATGGGAAAACTGCTTGTAAGGGAAATAAGGGCCAGAAAGCAAGATCTGGTGGCAAAGTTCGCCGTGGTTTTGAAGGCGGACAAATGCCTCTCTATCGGAGAGTACCAAAAAGAGGATTTACAAGTCGCTCAAGGGAGAAAATAGTAGTTATAAATATAGGGAAACTAAATTGTTTTAATGACGGTTCAGTTGTGAATCTTGAGCATCTTATAGAGAAAGGGCTGCTAAAGTCTCAGAATGTTTTAGTCAAAATTTTAGGTATGGGAGAGTTAAAGAAAAAGTTAAACATAAGAGCGCATAGCTTTAGTAAGAGTGCTATTAAGAAGATTAGAGACGCTAAAGGAACTGCAGAGGTTATATAA
- the secY gene encoding preprotein translocase subunit SecY, giving the protein MLSGFRDIFRIPELKKRVLFTLAIIAVFRIGAFVPTPGIDTSALVDYFARMQGTLFGMADLFSGGALRKLSIFALGIMPYISASIIMQLLTPVIPYLEKLSKEGDFGRKKITQYTRYGTIVVSIIQSTGISLWLSNPHSFGGLKIVPNPGLYFHFIVVMTLTTGTVFIMWLGEQITERGIGNGISLIIFAGIVAGMPGDLRRTWGLLDTGQMRFFTLIFLVAIMIVVIAAVVLITQGYRKIPVQYAKRIVGRKMYGGQNTHIPLRVNQAGVIPIIFAVSIMMFPQTIMTFLPGKSSIIGTIVSYFSMNQWPGMIMYVVLIILFTYFYTAITFNPVEMADNMKKYGGFVPGIRPGKPTAEYFDRIMTKIAFAGGIFLGAIAILPTLLTKWLNIPFYFGGTSLLIVVGVALDTMKQVESHLLMRHYEGFMKKGRLRARY; this is encoded by the coding sequence ATGCTTTCAGGATTTCGAGATATATTTAGAATACCAGAATTAAAGAAAAGGGTTTTGTTTACTTTGGCTATTATAGCTGTTTTTAGAATAGGTGCTTTTGTCCCAACGCCAGGTATAGATACTAGTGCGTTAGTTGACTATTTTGCTAGAATGCAGGGCACTCTCTTTGGAATGGCAGATCTATTTTCAGGAGGAGCGTTACGAAAACTGTCCATATTTGCCTTGGGCATAATGCCGTATATCAGCGCTTCAATCATAATGCAGTTATTGACTCCGGTTATCCCTTATTTAGAAAAATTGTCAAAAGAAGGAGATTTTGGACGAAAGAAGATAACTCAGTATACCAGGTACGGAACAATAGTAGTGAGTATAATTCAATCCACCGGTATTAGCTTATGGTTGTCTAACCCGCATAGTTTTGGGGGATTAAAAATAGTTCCTAATCCAGGTCTCTATTTTCACTTCATAGTTGTAATGACTCTTACCACAGGAACGGTGTTCATTATGTGGCTGGGAGAACAGATAACTGAACGCGGGATAGGCAATGGAATATCACTTATAATTTTCGCAGGAATCGTTGCTGGAATGCCTGGAGATCTACGCAGGACTTGGGGGTTACTTGATACTGGGCAGATGAGGTTCTTTACATTAATATTTCTCGTGGCAATTATGATTGTAGTTATTGCAGCAGTGGTCTTAATTACGCAAGGGTACAGGAAGATACCTGTTCAATATGCGAAGCGTATTGTTGGAAGGAAAATGTACGGAGGACAGAATACGCATATCCCTTTACGTGTAAACCAGGCAGGAGTGATCCCGATTATATTTGCAGTTTCTATTATGATGTTTCCACAGACAATAATGACCTTTTTGCCAGGTAAAAGTTCAATAATTGGAACCATTGTTTCTTATTTTTCGATGAACCAATGGCCCGGTATGATAATGTATGTTGTTTTAATTATATTATTCACATACTTTTACACAGCTATTACTTTTAATCCTGTAGAAATGGCTGATAATATGAAGAAGTATGGTGGATTTGTTCCTGGTATAAGACCCGGCAAACCAACTGCTGAATATTTTGATAGGATAATGACAAAAATTGCTTTTGCAGGAGGTATATTTTTAGGAGCTATAGCAATCTTACCAACCTTGTTGACAAAGTGGCTGAATATTCCATTTTATTTTGGAGGAACTTCGCTTTTAATAGTTGTTGGAGTTGCTCTGGATACAATGAAACAGGTAGAATCACACCTGTTAATGAGACATTATGAAGGGTTTATGAAAAAAGGAAGATTGAGAGCGCGGTATTGA